A stretch of Aerococcus christensenii DNA encodes these proteins:
- the eno gene encoding phosphopyruvate hydratase, which translates to MSLITDIHAREILDSRGNPTVEVEVLTELGAHGRGMVPSGASTGEHEAVELRDGDKSRYDGKGVLKAVENVNTVIADAVIGMEVTDQIGIDEVMIALDGTKNKGKLGANAILGVSLAVARAAAEELDVPLYNYLGGFNAHVLPTPMMNIVNGGAHSDAPIAFQEFMIVPAGAPSFREALRWGAETFHALKGLLAERNLETSVGDEGGFAPRFEGTEDALNTVIAAIKAAGREPGKDIFIALDCASSEFYVDGKYDYTVFEGEGAAVRTSAEQVAYIEELVSKYPIISVEDGMDENDWEGFKLLTERIGDKVQLVGDDLFVTNTDYLSRGIKEGVANSILIKVNQIGTLTETFHAIEMAKRANYTAVVSHRSGETEDSTIADIAVATNAGQIKTGSLSRSDRMAKYNQLLRIEDELGTTAVFEGVHSFYNLSK; encoded by the coding sequence ATGTCATTAATTACAGATATTCATGCGCGCGAAATTTTAGACTCTCGTGGGAACCCAACAGTTGAAGTAGAAGTATTAACAGAATTAGGAGCTCATGGACGTGGAATGGTTCCTTCTGGTGCTTCAACAGGTGAGCATGAAGCCGTTGAATTGCGTGATGGCGATAAGAGCCGTTATGATGGTAAAGGGGTTTTAAAAGCTGTTGAAAATGTGAACACTGTTATTGCTGATGCAGTGATCGGTATGGAAGTTACAGATCAAATTGGTATTGATGAAGTAATGATCGCTTTAGATGGTACCAAGAACAAAGGTAAATTAGGGGCTAACGCTATTTTAGGGGTTTCTCTTGCTGTTGCTCGTGCAGCTGCTGAAGAATTAGATGTTCCTCTATACAACTACTTAGGCGGATTTAACGCTCACGTTTTACCAACTCCAATGATGAACATTGTTAATGGAGGCGCTCACTCTGATGCCCCTATTGCTTTCCAAGAATTTATGATTGTTCCTGCTGGGGCACCTAGCTTCCGTGAAGCTTTACGTTGGGGCGCAGAAACTTTCCATGCTCTCAAAGGGCTCTTAGCTGAACGTAACCTTGAAACTTCTGTTGGGGATGAAGGTGGATTTGCTCCTCGTTTTGAAGGGACTGAAGACGCTTTGAATACAGTGATTGCGGCGATTAAAGCTGCTGGTCGTGAACCAGGTAAAGATATCTTTATCGCTTTAGACTGTGCATCTTCTGAATTCTATGTAGATGGCAAATATGACTACACCGTATTCGAAGGGGAAGGCGCAGCTGTTCGTACTTCTGCTGAACAAGTCGCTTACATCGAAGAATTGGTATCTAAATACCCAATTATCTCAGTTGAAGACGGTATGGATGAAAACGACTGGGAAGGGTTCAAACTCTTAACAGAACGTATCGGAGACAAAGTTCAATTAGTTGGTGATGACTTATTCGTAACGAACACCGATTACCTCTCACGTGGGATCAAAGAAGGCGTTGCAAACTCTATCTTGATTAAAGTGAACCAAATCGGTACTTTAACAGAAACCTTCCATGCTATTGAAATGGCTAAACGTGCGAACTATACAGCCGTTGTTTCCCACCGTTCAGGTGAAACCGAAGACTCCACAATTGCTGATATTGCTGTGGCAACAAATGCTGGCCAAATTAAGACAGGTTCTCTCTCACGTTCTGACCGTATGGCTAAATATAACCAATTATTACGTATTGAAGATGAATTGGGCACTACAGCTGTCTTTGAAGGCGTACATTCTTTCTACAATTTAAGCAAATAA
- the tpiA gene encoding triose-phosphate isomerase: MRQVLIAGNWKLNKLAGQAHDFAEELKQALAGNEKAEILVCPPSLYVQSLLADFKGTAVKVGAQNCFYENSGAYTGEVSPEALADLGTSYVVIGHSERRQIFGETDQEVAKKAAAIFVNGMTPIICCGETLEQREEGVAKEWIAGQIKAALKELTEEQVAKAVLAYEPIWAIGTGKTASPEDAEEICALVRETVFEVAGQAAADSVRVLYGGSVKPANVKEILAQENIDGALVGGASLNADDFMALIQAGE, translated from the coding sequence ATGCGTCAAGTATTAATTGCTGGCAACTGGAAATTAAATAAATTAGCGGGGCAAGCGCACGACTTTGCTGAAGAATTAAAACAAGCTTTAGCAGGTAATGAAAAAGCTGAAATTTTAGTTTGCCCACCTTCCCTTTATGTTCAAAGTCTTTTAGCAGATTTCAAGGGAACAGCTGTTAAAGTAGGGGCACAAAACTGCTTCTATGAAAATAGTGGGGCTTATACAGGTGAAGTCTCTCCTGAAGCATTGGCAGATTTAGGAACAAGTTATGTTGTTATTGGTCACTCTGAAAGAAGACAAATCTTTGGGGAAACGGATCAAGAGGTTGCTAAGAAGGCAGCTGCTATTTTTGTTAATGGGATGACTCCTATTATTTGCTGCGGAGAAACTTTAGAACAACGTGAAGAAGGCGTTGCTAAAGAATGGATTGCTGGACAAATTAAGGCTGCTCTTAAAGAATTAACAGAAGAACAAGTTGCTAAAGCTGTACTTGCTTATGAACCTATCTGGGCAATCGGTACAGGAAAAACAGCATCTCCAGAAGATGCTGAAGAAATTTGTGCTCTTGTCCGTGAAACGGTGTTTGAAGTAGCTGGCCAAGCTGCTGCAGACAGTGTGCGTGTTCTTTATGGAGGTTCTGTAAAACCAGCAAATGTTAAAGAAATTTTAGCACAAGAAAATATTGATGGGGCTTTAGTGGGTGGAGCAAGCTTAAATGCCGATGACTTTATGGCTTTGATCCAAGCTGGCGAATAA
- a CDS encoding phosphoglycerate kinase, producing the protein MAKKTVKDVDLKGKKVLMRVDFNVPIKDGVIKDDNRMVQALPTIQYVLEQGAKLILFSHLGKVKKEEDKAALTMRPVADHLSELLGQEVTFVPTTRGKELEDAVADLEEGHVLLFENTRFEDLDGKKESGNDPELGKYWASLGDGIFVNDAFGTAHRSHASNVGIASNVDQAVAGFLMEKELKFLGEAVNNPKRPLVAILGGAKVSDKIAVIKALLEKADKVLIGGGMAYTFLKAKGYEVGKSLLEEDRIELAKELMEQAGDKLVLPVDITVADDFSNDANIKEVPADAIPEGWEGLDSGSKTNELFSNILQDAKTVVWNGPMGVFEMEKFARGTNAICQAVAHLTDAITIVGGGDSASAAKNSGFADKFTHISTGGGASLKFLEGKPLPGVEALSDK; encoded by the coding sequence ATGGCAAAGAAAACAGTAAAAGATGTGGACTTAAAGGGTAAAAAAGTCCTCATGCGTGTGGACTTCAATGTTCCTATTAAAGATGGGGTCATTAAGGATGACAACCGAATGGTACAAGCTTTACCAACGATTCAATATGTACTTGAACAAGGCGCTAAATTAATTCTTTTCTCGCACTTAGGAAAAGTGAAAAAAGAAGAAGATAAAGCCGCTTTAACAATGCGCCCAGTAGCAGATCACTTAAGTGAATTATTGGGACAAGAAGTAACTTTTGTTCCTACAACCCGTGGGAAAGAATTGGAAGACGCCGTCGCTGACTTAGAAGAAGGACATGTTCTTCTCTTTGAAAATACCCGTTTCGAAGACTTAGATGGCAAGAAAGAATCTGGCAATGATCCAGAATTAGGCAAGTATTGGGCTTCTTTAGGAGACGGTATTTTTGTTAATGATGCCTTTGGGACTGCTCACCGTTCTCATGCTTCTAATGTGGGAATTGCTTCTAATGTTGACCAAGCAGTCGCTGGCTTCTTAATGGAAAAAGAATTGAAGTTTTTAGGAGAAGCTGTGAATAATCCTAAACGTCCTTTAGTAGCGATTTTAGGTGGAGCAAAAGTTTCCGATAAAATTGCTGTGATTAAAGCTTTATTAGAAAAAGCAGATAAAGTTTTGATTGGTGGCGGCATGGCTTATACCTTCTTGAAGGCAAAAGGCTATGAAGTTGGAAAATCTCTTCTAGAAGAAGACCGGATTGAATTAGCAAAAGAATTAATGGAACAAGCAGGCGATAAATTAGTTCTCCCAGTTGATATTACAGTGGCAGATGATTTCTCTAATGATGCCAATATTAAAGAAGTTCCAGCGGATGCTATTCCAGAAGGATGGGAGGGTCTAGACTCTGGTTCTAAGACCAATGAACTCTTCAGCAACATCCTCCAAGATGCAAAAACAGTGGTTTGGAATGGACCTATGGGTGTGTTTGAAATGGAAAAATTCGCTCGAGGCACCAATGCTATTTGTCAAGCAGTGGCTCATTTGACAGATGCTATTACCATTGTGGGTGGTGGCGACTCAGCTTCTGCAGCTAAGAACTCTGGTTTTGCAGATAAATTTACGCATATTTCAACAGGTGGTGGGGCTTCTTTGAAATTCTTAGAAGGTAAACCTCTTCCTGGTGTGGAAGCTTTAAGTGATAAGTAA
- the gap gene encoding type I glyceraldehyde-3-phosphate dehydrogenase produces the protein MVKVGINGFGRIGRLAFRRIQNVEGLEVVGINDLTDAKMLAHLLKYDTTQGRFDGEVEVEEDGFKVNGKKVKVMSYPNPTDIPWGELGVEIVLEATGFFRTKEKAELHLQAGAKKVVITAPGGSDVPTIVFNTNHKILTGKETVISGASCTTNCLAPLADAMNKNFGIVEGLMSTIHAYTGDQNTLDAPHRKGDFRRARAAAESIIPNTTGAAKAVGLVLPELNGKLDGSAQRVPVKAGSITELFTVLEKNVTVEEVNAAMKAASNESFGYTEDPIVSSDVIGMSYGSLFDATLTKVMDVDGKQLVKTVAWYDNEMSYTAQLVRTLEYFASL, from the coding sequence ATGGTAAAAGTAGGTATTAATGGTTTCGGACGTATTGGTCGTTTAGCTTTCCGTCGTATTCAAAACGTTGAAGGATTAGAAGTTGTAGGGATCAATGACTTAACAGATGCTAAAATGTTAGCACACTTGTTAAAATATGATACCACTCAAGGTCGGTTTGATGGGGAAGTAGAAGTTGAAGAAGATGGCTTCAAAGTGAATGGCAAGAAAGTTAAGGTTATGTCCTACCCTAACCCAACTGATATTCCTTGGGGCGAATTAGGTGTTGAAATTGTTCTTGAAGCAACAGGTTTCTTCAGAACAAAAGAAAAAGCTGAATTGCACTTACAAGCTGGTGCTAAGAAAGTGGTTATTACCGCACCAGGTGGATCAGATGTTCCAACTATCGTATTTAACACCAACCATAAGATCTTAACCGGTAAAGAAACCGTTATTTCCGGAGCTTCATGTACAACAAATTGTTTAGCCCCATTGGCTGATGCTATGAACAAAAACTTCGGTATTGTTGAAGGGTTAATGTCTACTATCCATGCCTATACTGGTGACCAAAATACGTTGGATGCTCCACACCGTAAAGGGGACTTCCGTCGTGCACGTGCTGCTGCAGAAAGCATCATCCCTAATACAACAGGTGCTGCTAAAGCTGTTGGTCTTGTATTGCCAGAATTAAATGGTAAATTAGACGGTTCTGCTCAACGTGTTCCTGTAAAAGCAGGTTCTATTACAGAATTATTCACAGTCTTAGAAAAGAATGTTACTGTTGAAGAAGTGAATGCTGCTATGAAAGCTGCTTCCAATGAATCATTTGGTTACACTGAAGACCCAATCGTTTCTTCAGATGTTATTGGAATGTCTTATGGTTCCTTATTTGACGCTACTTTAACCAAAGTAATGGACGTAGATGGCAAGCAATTAGTTAAGACAGTTGCTTGGTATGACAATGAAATGTCTTATACCGCACAACTTGTACGTACCTTAGAATACTTCGCTTCACTATAA
- a CDS encoding sugar-binding transcriptional regulator: MKALYEKLRLIVPEAEESLVKRSNILQMVLRYQPIGRQSLAEKLQMTERPLRTETNQLKELGLLESTRTGMRITPLGEEMLGFVRNLLHSNSSLLETEKRLSQTLHLNEVHIIDNDLEGNQGAINQIGVFLATYLNRLLPEGPITLAVTGGTTIMEVSKYLNHDLLTRPRQFLVVPARGGMGESVAAQANTISEQLAKRLQGKSTTLYVPDSLTETACTLLKQEPAIQHTLEVLRQTNVLLFSVGDARIMAERRGFPQALTKEILAKGAVGEAFGCFYTEEGEIVYRMPRIGLQLEQLAEIEYPILIAGGCTKSKAVKAFAKVASNQFILVTDRGVSHSILNEVTH, encoded by the coding sequence ATGAAAGCCTTATATGAAAAGTTACGTTTAATTGTACCGGAAGCGGAAGAGTCTCTAGTGAAACGCTCGAATATTCTTCAAATGGTTTTGCGGTATCAACCGATTGGACGACAGTCACTGGCAGAAAAATTACAGATGACAGAACGTCCCTTACGAACGGAAACTAATCAGTTAAAGGAATTAGGGTTGTTAGAAAGTACACGAACAGGCATGCGGATTACTCCTCTAGGGGAAGAAATGCTAGGATTTGTTCGGAATTTACTTCACTCGAATTCGAGCTTATTGGAAACTGAAAAAAGGCTAAGTCAAACCTTACACTTGAATGAAGTTCATATCATAGATAATGATTTGGAAGGCAATCAAGGGGCGATTAATCAAATCGGGGTATTTTTAGCCACTTATTTGAATCGTTTGTTACCTGAAGGGCCAATTACTTTGGCTGTAACGGGAGGCACGACGATTATGGAGGTAAGTAAATATCTCAATCATGATTTGTTAACACGTCCGCGTCAATTTCTCGTTGTTCCTGCACGTGGCGGAATGGGAGAGTCTGTTGCTGCTCAAGCCAATACCATTAGCGAGCAGTTGGCCAAGCGTTTACAAGGAAAATCGACAACCCTATACGTTCCAGATTCTTTAACGGAAACGGCCTGTACGCTTTTAAAGCAAGAGCCTGCTATTCAGCATACTTTGGAGGTTTTAAGACAAACCAATGTTTTGTTATTTAGCGTCGGTGATGCTCGAATAATGGCTGAACGTCGTGGATTTCCTCAGGCACTAACCAAGGAAATATTAGCTAAAGGAGCAGTAGGAGAGGCCTTTGGTTGCTTCTACACGGAAGAAGGGGAGATCGTCTATCGCATGCCGAGAATTGGATTACAATTAGAGCAGTTAGCTGAGATTGAGTATCCTATTCTTATTGCAGGTGGTTGTACAAAGTCAAAAGCAGTTAAAGCTTTTGCAAAAGTAGCTTCCAATCAGTTCATCTTAGTGACCGATCGGGGCGTAAGTCATTCGATTTTAAATGAGGTAACTCATTAA
- the clpP gene encoding ATP-dependent Clp endopeptidase proteolytic subunit ClpP: MNLIPTVIEQSSRGERAYDIYSRLLKDRIIMLSGTVDDDMANSVIAQLLFLDAQDPEKDIYMYINSPGGSVSAGMAMYDTMQFVNADVVTIVTGLAASMGSILLMGGCKGKRYALPNSEVLIHQPLGGVQGQATEIEITARHILKTKTNLKDLIAERTGQDPAKVEQDMDRDYWMTAEEAKAYGCIDEIMMSNKALKK, from the coding sequence ATGAATCTTATACCAACAGTGATTGAACAATCGTCACGTGGAGAGCGTGCTTATGATATTTATTCCCGTTTATTAAAAGATCGTATCATTATGTTAAGCGGGACAGTGGACGATGATATGGCGAATAGTGTCATTGCACAGCTACTTTTCTTAGACGCGCAAGATCCTGAAAAAGATATTTATATGTATATTAATAGTCCAGGGGGTTCTGTGAGTGCAGGGATGGCTATGTATGATACGATGCAATTCGTCAATGCAGATGTTGTGACTATTGTGACAGGTCTTGCGGCTTCTATGGGCTCTATTTTGCTGATGGGAGGATGCAAGGGTAAACGCTACGCTCTTCCTAATTCCGAAGTCCTTATTCATCAACCTCTTGGTGGGGTTCAAGGACAAGCTACAGAAATTGAAATTACAGCCCGTCATATTTTGAAGACGAAAACGAATTTGAAAGATTTGATTGCCGAACGGACTGGACAAGATCCAGCAAAGGTTGAGCAAGATATGGATCGAGATTATTGGATGACTGCTGAAGAGGCCAAAGCTTATGGCTGTATTGATGAGATTATGATGAGTAATAAAGCTTTGAAAAAATAA
- a CDS encoding ABC transporter permease yields MIEFSKKLQKNPLRVTQVLFLAFVIWFAATFLIYPLWRVVIQTFFADGTFSTAAIHKILKSQRALNSIKNSFLLAVCLTLTVNCVGTFLVLVTEYFEIKGAKILRLGYMSTLVFSGLIVSNGWLYLYGKEGVITKFLSTYIQNFNTDWFVGFPAVLLVMTFACTSNHMIFLANAVRSVDNNTIDAAKNLGASQWKILKEIVLPTFKPVFLTLIVMTFAVGLGAFAAPIMVGGKSFQTIAPMILTFSGRPASRDIATLLSIVLGISQMVLLFLITRNERKGNYLSIAKTKTRLVKQKITQPFARLAVNVCAWVLFAIYTLPIFFVVLFSFQDTTAIAAQKWSLAHVTFEHYIRILSDVKSYGPLLRSFFYAGSAAALSVLFMLVFVRWLMKHQKQIFSQVLEYVYYIPWLVPTLMLALGYILAYDRPSPLLFGQMVIGHQWILPVAYLVILLPNTLRYLKSAYYSFDKNLEDASRNLGASSFRTFWKVVLPALMPVALALVALNFNTNLAEYNMSTFLFQPGQETLGLIIRANSDPMSTVDARAINLVYSVILMVMNTCILYFVYGRGSKRHFEKSGVFSS; encoded by the coding sequence ATGATCGAATTCTCTAAAAAATTACAGAAAAACCCCCTTCGTGTGACACAGGTTTTATTTTTAGCTTTTGTTATTTGGTTTGCAGCAACGTTTTTAATCTATCCTTTGTGGCGGGTTGTGATACAAACTTTCTTTGCGGATGGGACTTTTTCGACAGCGGCCATTCACAAAATCTTGAAATCTCAGCGGGCTTTGAATTCGATTAAGAACTCTTTCCTTTTGGCTGTGTGTTTAACTTTGACGGTCAATTGTGTGGGAACTTTTTTGGTATTGGTTACCGAATACTTCGAGATTAAAGGTGCTAAGATTTTGAGGTTGGGTTATATGTCGACCTTAGTCTTTTCGGGATTGATTGTGTCGAACGGCTGGCTCTACCTGTACGGTAAAGAAGGAGTCATTACGAAGTTCTTGAGTACTTATATTCAGAATTTCAATACGGATTGGTTTGTGGGCTTCCCTGCTGTTTTATTGGTTATGACTTTTGCGTGTACGTCCAATCATATGATTTTTTTGGCGAATGCTGTGAGAAGTGTTGACAACAATACGATCGACGCGGCTAAGAATTTAGGCGCGAGCCAATGGAAAATTTTAAAAGAAATTGTCCTGCCGACTTTTAAGCCGGTCTTTCTAACTTTGATTGTGATGACTTTTGCGGTGGGCTTGGGGGCCTTTGCCGCTCCTATTATGGTAGGTGGAAAAAGCTTCCAAACGATCGCTCCGATGATTCTAACTTTTTCAGGGCGTCCGGCGTCTAGGGATATTGCTACGTTGTTGTCGATTGTCTTAGGGATCAGTCAAATGGTTCTTCTCTTCCTTATTACGCGTAATGAGCGCAAGGGAAATTATCTCTCTATCGCTAAGACTAAGACGCGTCTTGTCAAACAAAAAATCACTCAACCTTTTGCAAGGTTGGCGGTGAATGTTTGTGCTTGGGTCTTGTTTGCGATCTATACTCTCCCTATTTTCTTTGTTGTTTTATTTTCTTTCCAAGATACGACAGCGATTGCTGCTCAGAAATGGTCTCTTGCCCATGTTACGTTTGAGCACTATATTCGAATTCTAAGTGATGTCAAAAGTTACGGGCCTTTACTAAGAAGTTTCTTCTATGCTGGATCAGCGGCCGCTCTTTCTGTGTTATTTATGTTGGTATTCGTTCGGTGGTTGATGAAACATCAGAAGCAAATCTTTAGTCAAGTGCTAGAATATGTTTACTATATCCCTTGGCTAGTGCCTACTTTGATGTTAGCTTTGGGTTATATTCTCGCTTATGACCGTCCGAGTCCTTTACTTTTTGGACAGATGGTGATTGGACATCAGTGGATTTTGCCGGTAGCTTATTTGGTTATTCTTTTGCCGAATACTTTGAGGTATTTGAAGAGTGCCTATTATTCCTTTGATAAAAATTTGGAGGATGCTTCTAGAAACTTGGGAGCTTCATCCTTTAGAACGTTTTGGAAGGTGGTCCTTCCTGCTTTAATGCCGGTTGCTTTGGCTTTAGTGGCTTTGAACTTTAATACGAATTTGGCTGAATATAATATGTCAACTTTCTTGTTCCAACCAGGGCAAGAGACTTTAGGTTTGATTATTCGGGCCAATTCAGATCCTATGTCCACAGTGGATGCCCGGGCCATTAACCTTGTTTATTCAGTGATTTTGATGGTGATGAATACCTGCATCTTATACTTCGTCTATGGACGAGGGTCTAAGAGACATTTTGAAAAAAGTGGTGTATTTTCATCCTAA
- a CDS encoding ABC transporter ATP-binding protein, translated as MLEIKDLQIKYSDFVAIDQVNISVQKGEFFTFLGPSGCGKTTTLRAIAGFLTPSRGSVQLNEKDLLQVPVEKRNLGMVFQSYALFPTMTVFDNIAYGLNVDRLPKDEIRQRVENLAKLVDLNADQLARNVAALSGGQQQRVAIARALAKQPDVVLFDEPLSNLDAKLRKRLRQELKVIQREAGMTAIYVTHDQEEALELSDHIAVFNKGYIEQVGTPEEIYDRSATEFVCTFIGDSNRLEGDLMAYIADHCEKPFDLEKVHYIRPEKIGFFSLEGRGEKVEFKALVVDESYQGTFSTVKVEVMGTTLKLINKKDGNFNFKLGDQVTLYLHPEDILEYEVKAQ; from the coding sequence ATGTTAGAAATAAAAGATTTACAAATTAAATATAGTGATTTTGTAGCAATTGATCAAGTGAATATTTCTGTTCAAAAAGGGGAATTTTTTACTTTCTTGGGACCTTCAGGTTGTGGGAAGACAACGACTTTGCGAGCGATTGCGGGTTTTTTGACACCGAGTCGAGGAAGTGTTCAATTGAATGAGAAAGACTTGCTGCAAGTGCCTGTAGAAAAACGGAATCTTGGAATGGTCTTTCAATCTTATGCTTTGTTTCCTACGATGACAGTCTTTGATAATATTGCTTATGGGCTGAATGTGGATCGTTTGCCTAAGGATGAGATTCGTCAAAGAGTAGAAAATTTAGCAAAATTGGTGGATTTAAATGCGGATCAATTGGCTCGAAATGTGGCGGCTTTATCTGGGGGACAACAACAAAGGGTAGCTATTGCGCGTGCTTTAGCGAAACAACCAGATGTGGTACTTTTTGATGAGCCTTTGTCGAATTTGGATGCCAAATTAAGAAAGCGGTTACGTCAAGAATTGAAAGTCATTCAACGGGAAGCTGGCATGACAGCAATTTATGTGACGCATGATCAAGAAGAGGCTTTGGAATTATCCGATCATATTGCGGTTTTTAACAAGGGCTACATTGAACAGGTAGGAACGCCAGAAGAGATTTATGATCGCTCGGCAACGGAGTTTGTCTGCACCTTCATTGGAGATTCCAACCGTTTAGAAGGCGATTTGATGGCTTATATAGCGGATCATTGCGAGAAGCCTTTCGATTTAGAAAAGGTCCACTATATTCGTCCTGAGAAAATTGGCTTTTTCTCTTTGGAAGGAAGAGGAGAGAAGGTAGAATTTAAGGCATTGGTGGTAGATGAGAGTTATCAAGGTACCTTTAGTACGGTTAAGGTTGAAGTCATGGGAACCACTCTGAAATTAATTAATAAGAAGGATGGAAACTTTAACTTCAAGTTAGGAGATCAAGTCACCTTGTATCTTCATCCTGAGGATATTTTAGAGTATGAGGTGAAGGCTCAATGA
- a CDS encoding extracellular solute-binding protein, whose product MKFNGQAMKVITLVGALTLGLAGCGSSESKPKEEAKKDDSELVVYSNSLNDGRDTWLKEQAEKKGFKLKFVAAPGGEVYNRLLAEKNAPQADVTYGMDEGYFNKLKAQDLLEKYEPAWSKDVPKDYQKGEGYFSPLVEQRIYLMYNPKFVKAEDAPKSWDELINNEKYAKKYRLSKAISGGTDQKAAMSILFNYRDDKSENGISEAGWKQLHKFYEHGYMPSKGEDYVQLFAEGKVPIMYFFSSAVPKSEKKFNFKSEPINPEQGVFSVSEQIGLVKKGKDHDYKKAKAFIDWFGSAEVQKEWAKKFGTWPVLPKAQEGADDRLREIMSKTTPMKVDWKFVNDHIDSWVEKIELEILS is encoded by the coding sequence ATGAAATTTAATGGCCAAGCGATGAAAGTTATAACTCTTGTTGGGGCTTTGACTTTGGGTCTTGCTGGATGTGGATCAAGCGAAAGCAAACCGAAAGAAGAAGCCAAAAAGGATGATTCTGAATTAGTTGTCTACTCCAATTCCTTGAATGATGGAAGAGACACTTGGTTGAAAGAACAGGCAGAGAAGAAAGGCTTTAAATTGAAATTTGTGGCTGCTCCTGGTGGGGAAGTTTATAATCGGTTATTAGCTGAAAAGAACGCTCCTCAAGCGGATGTGACCTATGGGATGGATGAGGGCTACTTTAACAAGTTGAAAGCTCAAGATTTATTAGAAAAATATGAGCCTGCTTGGAGTAAGGATGTCCCTAAAGATTATCAAAAGGGAGAAGGTTACTTCTCACCATTAGTAGAACAAAGAATCTACTTGATGTATAATCCTAAATTCGTGAAGGCGGAAGATGCACCGAAGAGTTGGGATGAACTTATCAATAACGAGAAATATGCTAAGAAATATCGTTTATCTAAAGCAATCAGCGGAGGGACCGACCAAAAAGCAGCGATGAGTATTCTCTTCAACTATCGTGACGATAAGAGCGAAAACGGAATCTCTGAAGCAGGTTGGAAGCAACTTCACAAATTCTATGAACATGGCTATATGCCTTCTAAGGGAGAAGACTATGTTCAATTATTTGCAGAAGGTAAGGTTCCAATTATGTATTTCTTCTCTTCTGCTGTTCCTAAATCCGAGAAGAAATTCAACTTTAAATCTGAACCAATTAATCCAGAACAAGGAGTTTTCTCAGTTTCTGAACAAATTGGACTTGTTAAGAAGGGCAAAGATCACGACTATAAGAAAGCCAAAGCCTTCATTGATTGGTTCGGAAGTGCGGAAGTTCAGAAAGAATGGGCGAAGAAATTCGGAACCTGGCCAGTTCTTCCAAAGGCACAAGAAGGGGCAGATGATCGTCTTCGTGAGATCATGTCAAAGACCACGCCAATGAAAGTGGATTGGAAATTTGTTAATGACCATATTGATAGCTGGGTAGAAAAAATTGAATTAGAAATCTTATCTTAG
- a CDS encoding GA module-containing protein produces MMVKEKSLGNAAKEAVKVYLKHVDDQTTKYLFSDGQQESESLDSEFSNYFYATNPNPVKEVARKAIGSLAYLNNKQKEAGIEEINNHPNTQAAAIQEKYTALNTKMGELDTAVQKKSTVTAHIKYQEATADKKQAYDAALEAAKKRNTHKSGWSTGDALAGLGKMGHAITLGDLTPKPQIPHPSTDIEKEPDKEIPSSVPHKEGGKEDSNNTMEVVSPAQESQAGKPKSLPKTGAEAEMISLGVCLLVEGLSVIFNPFKRNKK; encoded by the coding sequence ATGATGGTCAAAGAAAAATCACTTGGAAATGCAGCAAAAGAGGCAGTAAAGGTATATCTTAAACACGTAGATGATCAAACGACCAAATATTTATTTTCTGATGGCCAACAAGAATCTGAAAGTCTTGATTCTGAATTTAGCAACTATTTCTACGCCACCAACCCCAATCCGGTGAAAGAAGTGGCCAGAAAAGCGATTGGATCTTTAGCGTATCTCAACAACAAGCAGAAAGAGGCAGGGATAGAGGAGATTAATAACCATCCGAATACGCAAGCAGCAGCTATCCAAGAGAAGTACACCGCCCTCAACACCAAGATGGGCGAATTAGACACGGCGGTTCAAAAGAAGAGTACAGTTACAGCACATATAAAATACCAGGAGGCCACTGCCGACAAGAAGCAAGCTTATGACGCCGCCCTGGAGGCTGCTAAGAAGAGAAACACTCACAAGTCGGGATGGAGTACAGGAGATGCCTTAGCGGGCTTAGGGAAGATGGGACACGCCATCACGCTCGGTGACCTCACGCCAAAACCACAGATCCCTCATCCTTCGACGGATATCGAGAAAGAACCGGACAAGGAGATTCCTTCAAGTGTACCGCATAAAGAGGGAGGCAAAGAGGATTCGAATAATACGATGGAAGTTGTATCACCTGCTCAAGAGTCTCAAGCAGGGAAGCCGAAGTCCCTTCCGAAGACAGGAGCAGAAGCGGAGATGATTTCCTTGGGTGTATGCCTATTAGTAGAAGGCCTGAGTGTAATCTTCAATCCCTTCAAACGGAATAAGAAGTAA